One Planctomycetota bacterium DNA window includes the following coding sequences:
- a CDS encoding YraN family protein, protein MVDGRDALGRTGEAEAARHLAGLGYRIVERRARVLRGDIDLVALDGRTVVFVEVRARSDLDHGHPAESIDGRKRRRIAELATAYIRRHRLEDCPVRIDVVTVLFDPAGEPRVEHSPDAFESPL, encoded by the coding sequence ATGGTCGACGGCAGGGACGCGCTGGGCCGGACGGGCGAGGCCGAGGCTGCCCGGCACCTCGCCGGCCTCGGCTATCGGATCGTCGAACGGCGTGCGCGTGTCCTGCGCGGCGACATCGATCTGGTGGCGCTCGACGGCCGAACCGTGGTGTTCGTCGAGGTCCGGGCGCGCAGTGACCTCGACCACGGCCATCCTGCCGAGTCGATCGACGGCCGCAAGCGGCGGCGGATCGCCGAGTTGGCCACGGCCTACATCCGTCGCCACCGGCTCGAGGATTGCCCGGTGCGGATCGACGTCGTGACGGTGCTGTTCGACCCCGCCGGGGAGCCGCGCGTCGAACATTCCCCCGACGCCTTCGAAAGCCCGCTGTGA